In the genome of Fibrobacter sp., one region contains:
- the rplI gene encoding 50S ribosomal protein L9: MEIILKANVPHLGKMLDVVKVKNGYANNYLFPRKLAVRATKEAVEEIKNNRAAVEAAFQKELAAAGDVAAKLSQISVNLERRVVEGERLYGSVSASDIADAITKQGVKIVRAQVDLAEPIKQLGVYTVTIKVFSDVEAQVKVWVVAEK; the protein is encoded by the coding sequence ATGGAAATTATTCTTAAGGCCAATGTTCCCCACCTCGGCAAGATGCTCGACGTCGTGAAGGTTAAGAACGGTTATGCAAATAACTACCTCTTCCCGCGCAAGCTCGCTGTTCGTGCAACCAAGGAAGCTGTTGAAGAAATCAAGAACAACCGCGCTGCTGTTGAAGCTGCATTCCAGAAGGAACTGGCAGCTGCTGGCGACGTCGCTGCAAAGCTTTCTCAGATTTCTGTTAACCTCGAACGCCGCGTAGTGGAAGGCGAACGCCTTTACGGTTCCGTCTCCGCTTCCGACATCGCTGATGCAATCACCAAGCAGGGCGTTAAGATCGTCCGCGCTCAGGTTGATCTTGCTGAACCGATCAAGCAGCTCGGCGTTTACACCGTGACTATCAAGGTCTTCAGCGACGTTGAAGCACAGGTTAAGGTTTGGGTGGTGGCAGAGAAGTAA
- the rpsR gene encoding 30S ribosomal protein S18, translated as MAFEDKKQATRIRRKKTCWFTENNVQFIDYKDEKTLRRFISERGKIIPRRISGTSAKYQRMLNEAIKRARQMAILPFVSDSIR; from the coding sequence ATGGCTTTTGAAGATAAGAAGCAGGCAACCCGTATTCGTCGCAAGAAGACTTGCTGGTTCACTGAAAACAACGTTCAGTTCATTGACTACAAGGATGAAAAGACTCTCCGTCGCTTCATCTCTGAACGTGGCAAGATCATTCCTCGCCGCATCTCCGGCACCTCTGCTAAGTATCAGCGTATGCTGAACGAAGCAATCAAGCGTGCTCGTCAGATGGCTATTCTCCCGTTCGTTTCGGACAGCATTCGCTAA
- the rpsF gene encoding 30S ribosomal protein S6, with the protein MRQYETMVIIDAMISDDAIKAEIETIAANITKGGEIVRRDDWGKRKLAYSINKRQHGFYVIFYYKAEVATVAAMEAALKLNENVLRWMTLADYPMTEIVYNADMAQSTEEIVPVDAEEEGEA; encoded by the coding sequence ATGAGACAGTACGAAACTATGGTGATCATCGACGCTATGATCTCTGACGACGCCATCAAGGCTGAAATCGAGACCATCGCCGCTAACATCACTAAGGGTGGCGAAATTGTTCGTCGCGATGATTGGGGCAAGCGCAAGCTCGCTTATTCTATCAACAAGCGCCAGCACGGCTTCTATGTAATCTTCTACTACAAGGCAGAAGTTGCAACTGTTGCCGCTATGGAAGCAGCTCTCAAGCTCAATGAAAACGTTCTCCGTTGGATGACCCTCGCTGATTATCCGATGACCGAAATCGTTTACAATGCAGATATGGCTCAGTCTACCGAAGAAATCGTTCCGGTTGACGCAGAAGAAGAAGGGGAGGCTTAA
- the trpS gene encoding tryptophan--tRNA ligase, producing the protein MKKISLTGIKPTGTPHLGNYVGAIRPALELTKTYDAVYFIADYHALTTVQNGAEMRDNIYKVAATWLALGLNPEETLFYKQSDIPEIFELSWALSCFTPKGFMNRAHAYKDKVAKNDAAGEDVDANVNMGLYCYPCLMDADILMFNADIVPVGKDQKQHVEFARDIAIKFNKHFGQDVFTVPEPVFQESTGVIPGLDGRKMSKSYDNYIDIFLDSKALKKRLGKIVTNSQGIEEPKDPDTCNVFKLYKLFATPEQTEALAARYRAGGMGWGHAKQELQNVLEEHLGAAREKYFDLLAHTEEIDKILAYGKEKARVKSKAMMDKVRELLGTY; encoded by the coding sequence ATGAAAAAGATTTCTCTTACCGGTATCAAGCCGACAGGCACTCCGCACCTCGGCAACTATGTGGGCGCAATCCGCCCGGCTCTTGAACTCACCAAGACTTACGACGCTGTCTACTTCATTGCAGACTATCATGCTTTGACCACCGTGCAGAACGGCGCCGAAATGCGCGACAACATCTACAAGGTCGCAGCCACCTGGCTTGCCCTGGGCCTGAATCCGGAAGAAACCCTGTTCTACAAGCAGAGCGACATTCCCGAAATATTCGAACTGAGCTGGGCTCTCAGCTGCTTTACCCCCAAGGGCTTCATGAACCGCGCCCACGCCTACAAGGACAAGGTGGCGAAGAACGATGCCGCCGGCGAAGACGTGGATGCCAACGTGAACATGGGCCTTTACTGCTATCCTTGCTTGATGGATGCTGACATCCTCATGTTCAATGCCGACATCGTGCCGGTGGGGAAGGACCAGAAGCAGCATGTGGAATTTGCCCGCGATATCGCCATCAAGTTCAACAAGCATTTTGGTCAGGATGTGTTCACCGTTCCTGAACCGGTTTTCCAGGAATCCACCGGCGTGATCCCGGGTCTGGATGGCCGCAAGATGAGCAAGTCCTACGACAACTACATCGACATCTTCCTGGATTCCAAGGCTCTCAAGAAGCGCCTGGGCAAGATCGTAACTAACTCCCAGGGCATCGAAGAACCTAAGGATCCGGATACCTGCAACGTGTTCAAACTGTACAAGCTGTTCGCAACGCCGGAACAGACCGAAGCTCTGGCAGCCCGCTACCGCGCAGGCGGCATGGGCTGGGGCCACGCCAAGCAGGAACTGCAGAACGTCCTCGAAGAACATCTGGGCGCTGCCCGCGAAAAGTACTTCGACCTGCTTGCCCACACCGAAGAAATCGACAAGATTCTCGCCTACGGTAAGGAAAAGGCCCGCGTCAAGTCCAAGGCCATGATGGACAAGGTCCGCGAACTCCTCGGTACTTACTAG
- a CDS encoding HRDC domain-containing protein encodes MMQDEKYILVDSEESLAGLLADLELYDMAAVDTEADSMYHYTTRLCLIQITIGDHHYIVDPLCELDLAPLFKARAMQTLIFHGADYDLRLLWQTYGFAPKHIFDTMLAAKILGEPHLGLADLVREYFGDELKKENQRADWTTRPLPLEMCEYAIHDTFYLHELCAILAEKLQAAGRMDWLMEQCDALIEHAKNPAPAKKDPWRITGSNIFSPCSLNILKFLWEWREKQAEELDRPPYKVMPSELMLAIVRHAQQTFPVVDLEKLPRLPRNFKEDRLDSFVQMLTDAMAVPEADWPARLPKAPPPPIVPNSDLLSVLKQWRDDKAASLNIDAALLANKAQLIWLAAPGTMPWETRYEEAKLQNWQRRIWTEILQENLPTAKRVGDPD; translated from the coding sequence ATGATGCAAGACGAAAAGTACATATTGGTAGATAGCGAAGAATCCTTGGCAGGTTTGCTTGCAGATTTGGAACTTTACGACATGGCTGCGGTAGATACCGAAGCAGACTCCATGTACCATTATACCACCCGCCTTTGCCTTATCCAGATTACCATCGGCGACCACCACTACATTGTGGACCCGCTATGCGAACTGGATCTTGCACCGCTGTTCAAGGCACGCGCCATGCAGACCTTGATTTTCCACGGTGCAGACTACGACCTTAGACTTTTGTGGCAGACCTACGGTTTTGCCCCCAAGCACATTTTCGACACCATGCTTGCGGCCAAGATCCTGGGCGAACCCCACCTTGGCCTTGCAGACCTGGTCCGTGAGTACTTCGGCGACGAACTGAAAAAGGAAAATCAGCGTGCCGACTGGACTACCCGACCGCTCCCCCTGGAAATGTGCGAATACGCCATCCACGACACCTTCTACCTCCACGAACTCTGCGCAATCCTTGCAGAAAAGTTGCAGGCAGCGGGACGTATGGACTGGCTCATGGAACAGTGCGACGCATTGATCGAACACGCCAAGAACCCGGCTCCCGCAAAAAAGGACCCCTGGCGCATTACCGGCAGCAACATTTTCAGCCCCTGCTCCCTGAATATTTTGAAATTCCTGTGGGAATGGCGCGAAAAACAGGCCGAAGAACTAGACCGTCCGCCCTACAAGGTGATGCCTTCTGAACTGATGCTGGCAATCGTTCGCCACGCTCAGCAGACCTTCCCGGTGGTAGACCTGGAAAAGCTGCCCCGCCTCCCCCGCAACTTTAAGGAAGACCGTCTGGATTCCTTCGTGCAGATGCTGACCGACGCCATGGCAGTTCCTGAAGCTGACTGGCCAGCACGCTTGCCCAAGGCTCCCCCTCCGCCTATTGTTCCCAACTCCGACTTGCTGTCGGTGCTGAAACAGTGGCGCGACGACAAGGCTGCCTCCTTGAACATCGATGCAGCGCTCCTTGCCAACAAGGCTCAGCTCATTTGGCTTGCAGCCCCCGGCACCATGCCCTGGGAAACCCGCTATGAAGAAGCCAAGCTGCAGAACTGGCAACGTAGGATTTGGACCGAGATTTTGCAAGAAAACCTGCCTACCGCAAAGCGCGTCGGCGACCCGGACTAA
- a CDS encoding 5-formyltetrahydrofolate cyclo-ligase, producing MEYILPIILLFVVLASRPFYDKLFKKKEEGDELIKNPWFEIHAIPGYTASRQIAAFYPLKGEPNILPILEQLCEEGRLLLPRCTGETTMEFYPVRNLRKDLVKGHFGIMEPREGLEPFQGEINVFLVPGTKFNLDGKRQGHGKGYYDRFLAKYPEAYKAGIATPKQIAKEPLEQKETDIQMNQVIVCRERY from the coding sequence ATGGAATACATTTTACCGATTATCCTCCTTTTCGTGGTCCTAGCCTCTAGACCTTTTTACGACAAACTTTTCAAGAAAAAGGAAGAAGGCGATGAACTTATCAAGAACCCCTGGTTCGAGATCCATGCTATTCCTGGCTACACCGCCTCTAGACAGATTGCTGCATTTTATCCTTTGAAGGGTGAGCCCAATATTTTGCCCATCCTGGAACAGCTCTGTGAAGAAGGGCGTCTGCTGCTCCCCCGCTGCACCGGCGAAACCACCATGGAATTCTACCCCGTCAGGAACCTTCGCAAGGATTTGGTGAAGGGACATTTTGGAATTATGGAACCTCGTGAAGGTTTGGAACCTTTCCAGGGTGAAATCAACGTCTTTTTGGTACCCGGCACAAAGTTCAATTTGGACGGCAAGCGCCAAGGACACGGAAAGGGTTACTACGACAGATTTTTGGCAAAGTATCCTGAAGCCTACAAGGCAGGAATTGCCACCCCCAAGCAGATTGCGAAGGAGCCTCTGGAACAGAAGGAAACTGACATCCAGATGAACCAGGTCATTGTTTGCAGGGAAAGATATTAA
- a CDS encoding RNA methyltransferase, whose product MAFDNNRKFGRAPRQNYRVREDNEFRPQNREDRPQGDFRSQGDFRPARPNNEFKPFRPKPRFEQRPQDTARALQDGVVPAVGDADAAPQVAVGGIKEVTELLTKSPMQVHRVLFMHQSGNPKLYELQKLAKRNHVHVQQVDSKILNSYATPNHGVVALMNEKELLVWEDVREEFFKAIDNGERKLIAVATNIEDPRNLGACIRSSLALGVDILLLPAKGMCGITPSVARTSAGALEKMRICRPNNLEAAVGELKMAGYQILGLDADTETNLADFKFADHAVIAVGGEDVGLPPFIKKQCDAVLRIPMMPEAHSYNASVALSLGLYEYARLRIK is encoded by the coding sequence ATGGCATTTGACAACAACAGAAAATTCGGCCGCGCCCCCCGTCAGAATTACAGAGTCCGCGAAGACAATGAATTCCGTCCGCAGAATCGCGAAGACCGCCCCCAGGGTGATTTCCGTTCTCAGGGTGATTTCCGTCCGGCTCGTCCGAACAACGAATTCAAGCCATTCCGTCCCAAGCCCCGTTTTGAGCAGCGTCCGCAAGACACCGCTCGCGCCCTCCAGGACGGCGTGGTTCCCGCAGTTGGTGACGCAGACGCAGCCCCGCAGGTAGCCGTAGGCGGCATCAAGGAAGTGACCGAACTTTTGACCAAGAGCCCCATGCAGGTTCACCGCGTGCTGTTCATGCACCAGTCCGGCAATCCCAAGCTCTATGAACTGCAGAAGCTTGCCAAGCGCAACCACGTTCACGTGCAGCAGGTAGATTCCAAGATCCTGAACAGCTACGCCACCCCGAACCACGGTGTGGTGGCCCTCATGAACGAAAAGGAATTGCTGGTCTGGGAAGACGTTCGTGAGGAATTCTTCAAGGCCATCGATAACGGCGAACGCAAGTTGATCGCCGTAGCCACCAACATTGAAGACCCCCGCAACCTGGGCGCTTGCATCCGTAGCTCCCTCGCCTTGGGCGTCGACATTTTGCTGCTCCCCGCCAAGGGCATGTGCGGCATTACGCCCAGCGTTGCACGTACTTCCGCAGGCGCACTGGAAAAGATGCGTATCTGCCGTCCCAACAATTTGGAAGCAGCCGTTGGCGAATTGAAGATGGCCGGCTACCAGATTCTCGGTCTGGACGCAGACACCGAAACCAACTTGGCAGACTTCAAGTTTGCAGACCATGCCGTTATCGCCGTGGGTGGTGAAGACGTGGGCCTTCCGCCTTTCATCAAGAAGCAGTGCGATGCAGTGCTTCGCATTCCCATGATGCCGGAAGCACACTCCTACAACGCTTCCGTGGCACTTTCTTTGGGCCTGTACGAATACGCAAGACTTAGAATCAAATAG
- the nrdG gene encoding anaerobic ribonucleoside-triphosphate reductase activating protein, which translates to MNRDSEFVEDVDREEEFPAAEGLESMRLRIAGVEPESFVDGPGIRFSIFTQGCSHHCPGCHNPQTHDFNGGHFVSLKELLDMIEENPLLDGVTLSGGDPMFQAATLVPLAREIKERGLNLVIFTGFTYERLMALAPEKPEYLELLSFADILVDGPFVMAKRCMEIKFRGSLNQRLIDVQQSLTEGKVVLHQIQIDEMKEHPDLFPEN; encoded by the coding sequence ATGAACCGAGATAGCGAATTCGTAGAAGATGTTGATCGCGAGGAAGAATTTCCTGCTGCGGAAGGTCTCGAATCTATGCGCCTGCGAATAGCGGGTGTAGAGCCGGAATCCTTTGTGGACGGCCCGGGCATCCGCTTTTCTATTTTCACCCAGGGCTGCTCCCATCATTGCCCCGGGTGCCATAATCCCCAGACCCACGATTTTAATGGCGGTCATTTTGTTTCCCTCAAGGAACTTCTTGACATGATCGAGGAAAACCCGCTGCTGGATGGCGTTACCTTGAGTGGTGGCGATCCTATGTTCCAGGCGGCAACCTTGGTTCCCCTGGCTCGCGAAATCAAGGAACGTGGTCTTAACCTGGTGATTTTTACTGGATTCACTTATGAACGCCTGATGGCCTTGGCTCCTGAAAAGCCTGAGTATCTTGAACTCCTCAGCTTTGCAGATATCCTGGTGGATGGTCCTTTCGTGATGGCGAAGCGTTGTATGGAAATCAAGTTCCGCGGTTCATTGAACCAGCGACTGATTGATGTGCAACAGAGCCTAACCGAGGGTAAGGTGGTTCTGCATCAAATCCAGATTGATGAAATGAAAGAACATCCGGATTTGTTCCCGGAGAACTAA
- a CDS encoding anaerobic ribonucleoside triphosphate reductase: MIFTVKKRDGREMPFNIEKISDAIVKAFRASGELEEQIKASQSQLDLLGGEDVLSSTALKVAAYAVGRLEAEGKTKPEIEDIQDAVEKALTEAGYGDTAKSYILYRAERTRVREVNTRLMHTLRDITFSSAKESDLKRENANIDGDTAMGTMLKYGSESAKHFYTMMMLKPEHSRAHSEGDIHIHDLDFYALTMTCCQIDLIKLFKNGFNTGHGHLREPKDIRSYAALAAIAIQSNQNDQHGGQAVPNFDYAMADGVRITYRKAYLNNMVKALILLTGKEEEELRPIVKKLHDEMFEMDMVATLVPNEKFVQTEARELSKTFSTEIVMGAQKFAEKQAYEETDKATFQAMEAFVHNLNSMHSRAGAQTPFSSINYGMCTDPEARMVIRNLLLTTEEGLGGGETAIFPIQILRVKAGVNLNPEDPNYDLFKLACRVSAKRLFPNFSFMDAPYNAAYYKPGRPETEIAYMGCRTRVIGNSARPDHEITFGRGNLSFTSINLPRIALKMKSLDLFYKELDRMLALVRDQLLERMEVQSRKRVKNFPFLMGQGIWIGSEKLGWNDEVREVLKDGTLSIGFIGLAETLVALTGKHHGESESSQRLGLEIIQHMRDFCDSESKRLGVNITLFATPAEGLSGRFLRMDKKKFGIIPGVTDRDYYTNSFHVPVYYKISAFKKIELEAPYHALTNAGHISYIEMDGDPTQNLDAFEKIVRFMAKSGIGYGSINHPVDRDPVCGFVGVINDVCPRCGRKEGHSIDPQKIEELRKKFPGMPAFLGIR; encoded by the coding sequence ATGATCTTTACTGTGAAGAAGCGTGACGGCCGTGAGATGCCGTTCAACATCGAAAAGATTTCCGATGCCATTGTAAAAGCTTTCCGTGCCTCCGGTGAACTTGAAGAACAGATCAAGGCTTCTCAGAGCCAGCTCGACCTCCTCGGCGGCGAAGACGTTCTTAGTAGCACCGCCCTTAAAGTTGCCGCTTACGCAGTAGGTCGCCTCGAAGCTGAAGGCAAGACCAAACCCGAAATTGAAGACATTCAGGATGCTGTTGAAAAGGCTTTGACCGAAGCTGGCTACGGCGACACCGCCAAGAGCTACATCCTTTATCGTGCAGAACGTACCCGTGTTCGTGAAGTGAACACTCGCCTCATGCACACCCTCCGCGACATCACCTTCAGCTCCGCTAAGGAATCCGACCTGAAGCGTGAAAACGCAAACATCGATGGCGATACCGCCATGGGTACCATGCTTAAGTATGGTTCCGAATCCGCAAAGCATTTCTACACCATGATGATGCTGAAGCCGGAACACAGCCGCGCTCATTCCGAAGGCGATATCCATATTCATGACTTGGACTTCTATGCCCTCACCATGACCTGCTGCCAGATCGACTTGATCAAGCTTTTCAAGAACGGCTTCAATACCGGTCACGGCCATCTCCGTGAACCGAAGGACATCCGCAGCTACGCAGCTCTCGCAGCTATCGCTATTCAGTCCAACCAGAATGATCAGCACGGTGGCCAGGCTGTTCCTAACTTCGACTATGCCATGGCCGACGGCGTTCGCATCACTTACCGCAAGGCTTACCTGAACAACATGGTGAAGGCCTTGATTCTTCTCACCGGTAAGGAAGAAGAAGAACTCCGCCCCATCGTCAAGAAGCTTCACGACGAAATGTTCGAAATGGACATGGTTGCAACTCTCGTTCCTAACGAAAAGTTTGTCCAGACCGAAGCTCGCGAACTCTCCAAGACTTTCTCGACCGAAATCGTCATGGGGGCTCAGAAGTTTGCTGAAAAGCAGGCTTACGAAGAAACCGATAAGGCTACCTTCCAGGCAATGGAAGCCTTCGTTCACAACCTGAACTCTATGCACAGCCGCGCCGGTGCTCAGACTCCGTTCTCCAGCATCAACTATGGTATGTGCACCGATCCCGAAGCCCGCATGGTAATCCGCAACTTGCTCCTTACCACAGAAGAAGGCTTGGGTGGTGGCGAAACCGCAATCTTCCCGATTCAGATCCTCCGCGTGAAGGCTGGTGTGAACCTGAACCCTGAAGATCCCAACTACGATTTGTTCAAGCTTGCTTGCCGCGTTTCTGCAAAGCGCTTGTTCCCCAACTTCAGCTTCATGGATGCACCGTACAATGCTGCTTACTACAAGCCGGGCCGTCCCGAAACTGAAATCGCCTACATGGGCTGCCGCACCCGCGTTATTGGTAACTCCGCTCGTCCCGACCACGAAATCACTTTCGGTCGCGGTAACTTGAGCTTCACTTCCATTAACCTTCCGCGCATCGCTCTCAAGATGAAGTCTTTGGACCTGTTCTACAAGGAACTGGACCGTATGTTGGCTCTCGTCCGCGATCAGTTGCTGGAACGTATGGAAGTCCAGAGCCGTAAGCGCGTAAAGAACTTCCCCTTCCTCATGGGTCAGGGCATTTGGATTGGTTCCGAAAAGCTTGGCTGGAATGACGAAGTCCGTGAAGTCCTGAAGGATGGTACCCTTTCCATCGGTTTCATCGGCCTTGCTGAAACTCTGGTGGCTCTCACCGGTAAGCATCATGGCGAATCCGAATCTTCTCAGCGCCTGGGCCTGGAAATAATCCAGCACATGCGCGACTTCTGTGACAGCGAATCCAAGCGCCTCGGTGTGAACATCACCTTGTTCGCAACTCCGGCAGAAGGCCTTTCTGGTCGCTTCCTCCGCATGGATAAGAAGAAGTTCGGCATTATCCCGGGCGTTACCGATCGCGATTACTATACCAACTCTTTCCACGTTCCGGTCTACTACAAGATTTCTGCATTCAAGAAGATCGAACTGGAAGCACCGTACCACGCACTCACCAACGCTGGCCATATCAGCTACATCGAAATGGATGGTGACCCGACTCAGAACCTTGACGCATTCGAAAAGATCGTTCGCTTCATGGCTAAGTCCGGCATTGGTTATGGCTCCATCAACCACCCGGTTGACCGTGACCCGGTTTGTGGTTTCGTTGGCGTGATTAACGATGTCTGCCCCCGCTGCGGCCGTAAGGAAGGTCATTCCATTGACCCGCAGAAGATTGAAGAACTCCGCAAGAAGTTCCCGGGCATGCCTGCCTTCTTGGGCATTCGCTAA
- a CDS encoding SIMPL domain-containing protein: MKKKFVLSALLIASLNLIGCDCCNRTQTSANASDDVSLVPKVELTGHKSQKFEANQFVSNFSIELRDADKDGVYNKLTERRTKIFDVVKSLDISESSIEQNSVSLTKEWSYDKGSRNLVGYVATQNFVVKLDSRKDAALLSQLLSAEPDIEIYPTQATLKDQDSLQGIIIEAAVKDGMNKASHYAAGAGRTLGKVLYIGSEGDGVFAMGGARRKGVMLAAMNSVDVLAADVSSIADSVEISANVRLWVELK, encoded by the coding sequence ATGAAAAAGAAATTTGTCCTGTCCGCTTTGCTGATCGCCTCTCTCAACCTTATTGGCTGTGACTGCTGCAATCGAACCCAGACCTCTGCTAATGCTTCCGATGATGTTAGCTTGGTTCCCAAGGTGGAATTGACCGGGCACAAGTCCCAGAAGTTTGAAGCAAACCAGTTTGTTTCCAATTTCTCCATTGAGCTTCGTGATGCAGACAAGGATGGTGTCTATAACAAGCTTACCGAACGCCGCACCAAGATTTTCGATGTAGTGAAATCCTTGGACATTTCTGAATCCAGCATTGAGCAGAACAGTGTTTCCTTGACTAAGGAATGGTCCTACGATAAGGGCTCCCGCAATTTGGTTGGCTATGTGGCAACCCAGAATTTCGTGGTGAAGCTTGATTCCCGTAAGGACGCTGCTTTGCTGTCTCAGTTGTTGTCTGCAGAACCGGATATTGAAATTTATCCCACCCAGGCAACTTTGAAAGATCAGGATTCTTTGCAGGGTATTATTATTGAAGCCGCCGTCAAGGACGGCATGAATAAGGCTTCTCACTACGCAGCAGGCGCTGGCCGCACTTTGGGCAAGGTCCTCTACATCGGTAGCGAAGGTGACGGCGTCTTTGCCATGGGCGGAGCCCGTCGCAAGGGTGTGATGCTTGCTGCCATGAACAGCGTCGATGTCCTTGCTGCCGATGTATCCTCCATCGCGGACTCTGTAGAAATCAGTGCCAACGTTCGCCTTTGGGTGGAATTGAAGTAG
- a CDS encoding sodium:solute symporter gives MFTVFDWIVLVAYLLVSLFIGLWVSRGNKNLKEYMLGGGSMPWVAVGISLIATSVSATTFLGAPADVYGDNMTFLMFQIGAFFSIFVVGFVFIPRFRNAGINSAYELFEVRYSRGVRRLAAVFYCLHLLLRTGILLYAPSLVLAQILHVDLRYAIIVSAAVAIFYTWFGGIKAVIWTDVMQFIVFFGGGALVLILIANSVGGFGEMAAMASEAGKTKWWDASFDISNARTLISAGFAYAILEIAIRGCDQQFVQRYLSCKDVKAANRSSVLSMVLGVIVSILFYWVGAALYVYYQMAHAAPLPEGIGQNDVFPHFIVNGLPVGITGLIVAAICAAAMSSLSGAINSLSNTMEKDILGFKEDEGMGGLKRAKLWTVFWGVLGVFGALFAATQQGSLLKNALFFTGLFTGPLLGMFLLAFFIKNVRPWVVVVSVLCGMGSLVLVQGIPVFGVPAVLGGIFSWPWMPFISMSTTIIVAVLISLISKLVFKDQNK, from the coding sequence ATGTTTACTGTTTTTGACTGGATTGTCCTTGTTGCCTACCTGCTGGTATCCTTGTTTATCGGCCTGTGGGTTTCCCGCGGAAACAAGAACCTCAAGGAATACATGCTGGGCGGCGGTTCCATGCCTTGGGTTGCCGTGGGCATCAGCCTCATTGCAACTTCCGTCAGTGCCACCACTTTCCTGGGCGCGCCTGCGGATGTGTATGGCGACAACATGACTTTCCTTATGTTCCAGATTGGAGCCTTCTTTAGCATCTTTGTGGTGGGTTTCGTATTCATCCCCAGGTTCCGTAATGCGGGCATCAACAGTGCCTACGAGCTTTTTGAAGTAAGGTATTCCCGAGGCGTAAGGCGATTGGCTGCGGTTTTCTACTGCTTGCACTTGTTGCTCCGTACGGGTATTCTTCTTTATGCACCGTCCCTTGTGCTGGCTCAAATCCTGCATGTGGACCTGCGTTACGCCATCATCGTTTCTGCGGCGGTCGCCATTTTCTACACATGGTTTGGTGGAATCAAGGCGGTGATCTGGACCGACGTGATGCAGTTTATCGTGTTCTTCGGCGGTGGCGCCCTTGTCCTGATTTTGATTGCCAATTCCGTAGGCGGCTTCGGTGAAATGGCTGCTATGGCTTCCGAAGCGGGCAAGACCAAATGGTGGGACGCTTCCTTCGATATTTCCAACGCCCGCACCTTGATTTCAGCAGGCTTCGCTTATGCTATTCTGGAAATTGCAATCCGCGGTTGTGACCAGCAGTTTGTGCAGCGTTACCTGAGCTGCAAGGACGTGAAGGCTGCCAACCGTTCCAGCGTGCTTTCCATGGTCTTGGGCGTCATTGTTTCTATCCTCTTCTACTGGGTGGGCGCCGCTCTCTACGTTTACTACCAGATGGCTCATGCTGCTCCGCTCCCCGAAGGCATCGGCCAGAACGACGTGTTCCCCCACTTCATCGTGAATGGACTTCCCGTTGGTATTACTGGCTTGATCGTTGCCGCCATTTGCGCTGCTGCCATGAGTTCTCTTTCTGGCGCCATCAACTCCCTCAGCAACACCATGGAAAAGGATATTCTCGGCTTCAAGGAAGACGAGGGTATGGGTGGTCTCAAGCGTGCAAAGTTGTGGACGGTATTTTGGGGAGTCCTTGGTGTATTTGGCGCCTTGTTCGCAGCAACTCAGCAGGGAAGCCTCTTGAAGAACGCGTTGTTCTTTACAGGTCTTTTCACCGGCCCGCTCCTTGGCATGTTTCTCTTGGCCTTCTTTATCAAGAATGTTCGCCCCTGGGTTGTGGTAGTTTCCGTTCTTTGCGGTATGGGTAGCCTCGTGCTGGTGCAGGGAATTCCTGTGTTCGGCGTGCCTGCGGTTCTCGGTGGAATCTTCAGCTGGCCTTGGATGCCGTTTATCAGCATGTCTACCACCATTATCGTAGCGGTTTTGATTTCTTTGATTTCAAAGCTTGTTTTCAAGGATCAAAATAAGTAG